A DNA window from Prochlorococcus marinus str. GP2 contains the following coding sequences:
- a CDS encoding aspartate carbamoyltransferase catalytic subunit translates to MQIWPHKHIHTLANFSIKDYESVFELANRFDALKNAGTKKIPALQGTLVTSLFFEASTRTKNSFELAAKRLSADVQTFAPSSSSLTKGETIIDTAITYSAMGADTLVIRHSSSYITFEIAKKLDAINAKTSVLNAGDGLHSHPSQGLLDIYTLIKFFSQKTLNPEVLNSKKILIIGDVNHSRVARSNLWALSAFGADIILCGPKTLIPDEFINFLKTPAPNQTEDPVKSRGSITISRSLEESIKIADAIIVLRLQKERMMENLLNSIDSYSLDYGLTPEKLSLNNKEIPILHPGPINRDIEISSKVVDRYPNCLINNQVANGIPIRMALLYLLQKHNK, encoded by the coding sequence ATGCAAATTTGGCCTCATAAACATATCCACACACTAGCTAATTTTTCAATTAAAGATTATGAGTCAGTATTTGAATTAGCTAATAGATTTGATGCACTAAAAAATGCAGGTACAAAAAAGATACCGGCCTTACAAGGGACTTTGGTAACTTCTTTATTTTTTGAAGCTAGTACAAGAACAAAAAATAGTTTTGAGCTTGCAGCAAAAAGACTTTCTGCCGATGTCCAAACGTTTGCGCCATCCTCCAGCTCTTTAACAAAAGGCGAAACAATAATTGATACAGCCATAACTTATTCTGCTATGGGGGCAGATACATTAGTTATCAGACATTCATCAAGTTATATAACCTTTGAGATCGCAAAAAAACTTGATGCAATAAATGCCAAGACTTCGGTTCTCAATGCGGGAGATGGATTACATAGCCATCCCAGCCAAGGATTGCTTGACATCTATACATTGATAAAATTCTTTTCCCAAAAAACACTGAATCCAGAGGTTTTAAATTCCAAAAAAATTTTAATAATTGGCGACGTTAATCATTCAAGGGTTGCCAGGTCAAATCTTTGGGCTTTGAGTGCATTCGGCGCCGATATAATCTTATGTGGTCCAAAGACATTAATACCTGATGAATTTATCAATTTTTTAAAAACCCCCGCGCCAAATCAAACAGAAGATCCAGTTAAATCAAGAGGTTCCATAACAATTTCCAGATCATTGGAAGAATCAATAAAAATTGCAGATGCCATTATTGTTTTAAGACTCCAGAAAGAGAGAATGATGGAAAATTTACTAAATAGCATTGATTCATATAGTTTGGATTATGGCTTAACCCCAGAGAAATTATCCTTAAATAATAAAGAAATTCCCATTCTGCATCCCGGTCCAATTAACAGAGATATTGAAATCAGCAGCAAAGTGGTAGATCGATATCCTAATTGCTTAATTAATAATCAAGTTGCAAATGGTATCCCTATAAGAAT
- the thyX gene encoding FAD-dependent thymidylate synthase produces the protein MSKVELISLTPDAEKTMAYIARVSNPNNQKNEDYSKLLSYCIKNEHWSVFEQSFMTLQIETNRGIAAQILRHRSFTFQEFSQRYADSSQLGNIPLPDLRRQDFKNRQNSIPDLPDELKKRFNTKIASHFKAASELYEDLLAEGIAKECARFVLPLATPTRIYMSGSCRSWIHYIHLRSANGTQEEHKSIAQNCKSIFKKSFPTVAKSLDW, from the coding sequence ATGAGTAAAGTTGAACTGATTTCGCTAACTCCCGATGCTGAAAAAACAATGGCTTACATTGCAAGAGTAAGTAATCCAAACAATCAGAAAAATGAAGACTATTCAAAATTATTGAGTTATTGTATAAAAAATGAACATTGGAGCGTCTTTGAACAGTCATTTATGACTTTACAAATAGAAACCAACAGAGGAATTGCAGCTCAAATTCTAAGACATAGATCATTTACGTTTCAGGAATTCTCACAGAGATATGCAGACAGTTCGCAATTAGGGAATATTCCGTTGCCTGATTTAAGAAGACAAGATTTCAAAAATAGACAAAATTCTATTCCTGATCTCCCTGATGAGTTAAAAAAAAGATTCAATACAAAAATTGCATCTCATTTTAAAGCTGCTTCAGAACTATATGAAGATTTACTTGCTGAAGGAATAGCTAAAGAGTGTGCGAGATTTGTTCTACCATTAGCAACTCCAACGAGAATCTACATGTCTGGATCATGCAGATCATGGATACATTACATTCATTTAAGATCAGCTAATGGTACGCAAGAAGAACATAAGTCTATTGCCCAAAATTGCAAATCTATTTTTAAAAAAAGCTTCCCAACTGTAGCCAAATCTCTAGATTGGTAA
- a CDS encoding fatty acid desaturase: protein MKNYVDPPSFWNPTLGLFFGGYFLAFLSIWQWYRGVWPLPLLVATAFLALHIEGTVIHDACHKAAHPIPWINQAMGHGSAILLGFSFPVFTRVHLQHHIHVNHPKNDPDHIVSTFGPIWLIAPRFFYHEVFFFQRKLWRKYELLQWGVERSIFITIILAGIKFDFMNLIYNLWFGPALMVGVTLGIFFDYLPHRPFRSRNKWINSRVYPSKFMNLLIMGQNYHLIHHLWPSIPWFEYKVAYEKTKPLLDKKGSPQRVGIFESKEDIFNFIYDLLIGVRSHSKKRGKIRKIINLYPSFKIKKFLLKIVNKTFIGSN, encoded by the coding sequence ATTAAAAACTACGTAGATCCGCCAAGTTTTTGGAATCCAACATTAGGTCTTTTTTTTGGTGGTTATTTTCTCGCTTTTCTTAGTATCTGGCAATGGTATAGGGGTGTTTGGCCTTTACCTTTATTAGTAGCAACAGCCTTCTTAGCTTTACATATTGAAGGTACTGTTATTCATGATGCATGTCATAAAGCTGCTCATCCTATTCCTTGGATAAATCAGGCAATGGGTCACGGCTCAGCAATTCTTTTAGGATTTAGTTTCCCTGTTTTCACAAGAGTACATCTACAACATCATATTCATGTAAATCACCCCAAAAATGATCCAGATCATATAGTAAGTACTTTTGGTCCAATTTGGCTAATTGCTCCAAGATTTTTCTATCATGAAGTATTTTTCTTTCAAAGAAAGCTTTGGAGAAAATATGAATTACTACAATGGGGTGTCGAAAGATCTATCTTTATAACGATTATTTTAGCAGGAATAAAATTTGACTTTATGAATTTAATCTATAATCTATGGTTTGGACCAGCATTAATGGTGGGAGTTACTCTAGGAATATTTTTTGATTATCTTCCTCATAGACCCTTTCGATCAAGAAATAAATGGATTAATTCTAGAGTTTACCCAAGTAAGTTCATGAATTTATTAATAATGGGTCAAAATTACCATCTTATTCACCATCTTTGGCCTTCAATTCCTTGGTTTGAATACAAAGTAGCTTATGAAAAAACTAAGCCATTATTAGATAAAAAAGGTTCACCTCAAAGAGTTGGGATATTTGAAAGTAAAGAAGACATTTTTAACTTTATTTATGATTTATTAATAGGAGTAAGGAGTCATAGCAAAAAGAGGGGGAAAATAAGAAAAATCATAAATTTATATCCAAGCTTTAAGATAAAAAAATTTTTATTAAAGATAGTCAACAAAACATTTATTGGAAGCAACTAA
- the trmB gene encoding tRNA (guanosine(46)-N7)-methyltransferase TrmB, producing the protein MRQHVNPLSNNFDEIERIPSLIELFEDSKLPIHLDIGCASGDFLFDLAFVNANWNYLGIEIRERLARNAKSKAKGIGIKNLYFAFGNAYKILNASNNQFIIKNVKSISFNFPDPWFKKRHFKRRIIQPEFIDILSNSMQEGSLIFIKTDVEDLFDYMECTISSNISFKKIDKKKFNYSDSFNPNKVQTNREKYVIDNELEIFESIYKKI; encoded by the coding sequence ATGAGACAGCATGTAAATCCCTTGAGCAATAATTTTGATGAAATCGAGAGAATTCCTTCCTTGATTGAATTGTTTGAGGATTCTAAATTGCCAATTCATTTGGATATAGGTTGTGCTTCAGGTGATTTTTTATTTGATTTAGCTTTTGTGAATGCAAATTGGAACTATTTGGGAATTGAAATCCGTGAGAGATTAGCTAGAAATGCTAAATCAAAAGCGAAAGGAATAGGAATCAAAAATTTATATTTTGCATTTGGCAATGCTTATAAAATACTAAATGCTTCCAATAATCAATTTATTATAAAAAATGTAAAAAGTATCTCCTTTAATTTCCCAGATCCATGGTTTAAAAAAAGACATTTCAAGAGGCGTATAATTCAACCAGAGTTTATTGATATTCTCTCAAATTCAATGCAAGAAGGATCTCTAATATTCATAAAGACTGATGTAGAAGATTTATTTGATTATATGGAGTGCACGATATCAAGTAATATAAGTTTTAAAAAAATAGATAAGAAGAAATTTAATTATTCCGATAGTTTCAATCCAAATAAAGTTCAAACTAATAGGGAAAAATATGTGATAGATAATGAACTTGAAATTTTTGAAAGTATTTATAAAAAAATTTGA
- a CDS encoding DUF3177 family protein, with amino-acid sequence MNFPNQISIWITFQISIIFLIGIPFTLFLWSIKKRNKVVNKLLSIYWKISILFFISLLLLVGEYNYGLLVTNISTLLMTISVWFWHDINDELKEYDFSCSIITTTKVWRWSLTFISLNFLIQSLKNISCFSLINSPACEIWLQPSSNLYRVIKSLFNFLFGANFSQPIAKFLGLFSLLVYVLGLIQWSIIKFPKNGRNSCFSESGRN; translated from the coding sequence TTGAACTTTCCTAATCAAATTTCTATTTGGATAACTTTTCAAATCTCAATAATTTTCCTAATTGGTATTCCTTTTACGTTATTCTTGTGGTCAATTAAAAAAAGAAATAAAGTTGTTAATAAGCTTTTATCTATCTATTGGAAGATATCCATCTTGTTTTTTATAAGTCTTTTGCTTTTAGTAGGAGAATATAATTATGGGCTGTTAGTAACAAATATTTCAACATTGTTAATGACAATTTCAGTTTGGTTTTGGCATGATATCAATGATGAATTAAAAGAATATGATTTTTCATGCTCTATTATTACTACGACAAAAGTTTGGAGATGGTCACTAACTTTTATATCTCTTAATTTCTTAATTCAAAGTCTAAAAAATATAAGCTGTTTTTCTTTAATTAATTCACCCGCTTGTGAAATTTGGCTTCAACCCTCTTCAAATTTATACAGAGTTATTAAAAGCTTATTTAATTTTTTATTTGGTGCTAACTTTAGTCAGCCAATAGCAAAGTTTTTAGGACTATTTTCATTGTTAGTTTATGTTTTAGGGTTAATTCAATGGTCAATAATTAAATTTCCTAAAAATGGAAGAAACTCATGCTTCTCAGAAAGTGGCAGAAATTGA
- the glmM gene encoding phosphoglucosamine mutase, translating into MQSIFGTDGIRGIFNKEITYSLAFKVGYALGSNLKSNNPILIGRDTRISGNILLQAITKGINASGKKFINLGICPTPAIPFLIQQEMFSSGIMISASHNPPEYNGIKIFDHNGQKITENFENKIQKFIEDANQNISVPTKETTLKANKDLMDIYMKNLIQSMGGENLSGMKIILDTCYGSATTCAKTIFQNLGADVRVINNTKNGEKINMNCGSTNLEPLKRALEESPADMGFSFDGDADRVIGVDSKGNVLDGDHILFLWGRELMEQNLLTKNLLISTQMANLGFEKAWNKIGGILHRTDVGDKYVHKAIKEKRAVLGGEQSGHILSKINNFSGDGILTALQISKYCKKKNITLNDWLNSSFNPFPQKLTNINLAFKINEINPKTRILIDQIIENYHLNYSENCRIYIRPSGTEPLIRVLIEAKNKNTAESLSSEITNKLRNEIKKILF; encoded by the coding sequence ATGCAATCAATCTTTGGAACTGATGGAATAAGAGGAATATTTAATAAAGAGATAACTTATTCTCTAGCATTCAAAGTTGGATATGCTCTAGGTTCGAATTTAAAAAGCAATAATCCAATATTAATTGGAAGAGATACAAGGATTAGCGGAAATATTCTGCTTCAGGCAATAACAAAGGGAATCAATGCGAGTGGCAAAAAATTTATAAATCTTGGAATCTGTCCTACACCAGCCATCCCATTTTTAATCCAACAAGAAATGTTTAGTAGTGGAATAATGATTTCTGCAAGTCATAATCCGCCCGAATATAACGGAATAAAAATCTTTGATCATAATGGTCAAAAAATTACCGAAAATTTTGAAAATAAAATTCAAAAATTTATTGAAGATGCAAATCAAAATATATCAGTTCCTACAAAAGAGACCACTTTAAAAGCTAATAAAGATCTTATGGATATTTATATGAAAAACCTAATCCAATCAATGGGCGGAGAAAATTTAAGCGGTATGAAAATAATATTAGACACATGCTATGGATCAGCGACAACCTGTGCAAAAACAATTTTTCAAAATCTTGGCGCTGATGTAAGAGTTATCAATAACACTAAAAATGGTGAAAAAATTAATATGAATTGTGGTTCGACTAACCTTGAACCATTAAAAAGAGCGCTAGAAGAGAGTCCCGCAGATATGGGCTTTAGCTTCGATGGAGATGCTGATAGAGTAATAGGAGTTGATTCTAAAGGAAATGTATTAGATGGAGATCATATTCTTTTTCTTTGGGGTAGAGAACTTATGGAACAAAATCTCCTTACAAAAAATTTACTAATTTCAACTCAAATGGCAAATCTAGGTTTTGAAAAAGCTTGGAACAAAATTGGCGGAATTTTGCATAGAACTGATGTAGGAGATAAATACGTTCATAAGGCAATTAAGGAAAAAAGAGCTGTATTAGGAGGTGAGCAATCAGGTCATATTCTCTCAAAAATTAATAACTTTTCGGGAGATGGAATTTTAACTGCGCTTCAAATTTCTAAATACTGTAAAAAGAAAAATATTACTTTAAATGATTGGCTTAATAGTAGTTTTAACCCTTTCCCTCAAAAATTAACCAATATTAATTTAGCTTTTAAAATTAATGAAATAAATCCAAAAACGAGGATCTTAATTGATCAAATTATAGAAAATTATCATTTAAACTACTCCGAAAATTGTAGAATCTACATTAGGCCTAGCGGCACAGAGCCGCTAATAAGAGTTCTCATAGAAGCCAAAAATAAAAATACAGCTGAATCTTTATCAAGTGAAATAACAAACAAGTTAAGGAATGAAATTAAAAAAATATTATTTTAA
- the gatC gene encoding Asp-tRNA(Asn)/Glu-tRNA(Gln) amidotransferase subunit GatC, translating into MTKITKEEVKKVAHLARLELNENEINNHVKQLEKILDYIRQLEKIDTDDVPCTTRAIEVVNVFRKDEKKNSDCNEELLELGPSREDKYFKVPKIINE; encoded by the coding sequence ATGACAAAAATAACTAAAGAGGAAGTAAAAAAAGTTGCTCATTTAGCAAGATTAGAACTTAACGAGAATGAAATTAATAATCATGTAAAACAATTAGAGAAGATATTGGATTATATAAGACAACTTGAAAAAATTGATACAGATGATGTCCCCTGTACAACGAGAGCTATAGAGGTTGTAAATGTATTTAGAAAAGACGAAAAGAAAAATTCTGATTGCAATGAAGAACTTTTAGAATTGGGTCCATCGAGAGAAGATAAATATTTTAAAGTACCAAAAATTATTAATGAATGA
- a CDS encoding thioredoxin domain-containing protein: MEPELAFKNNKPTFLEFYAEWCEVCKEMAPEVSALKEKYEKDVNFVFLNVDNQKWGNYILKFGVNGIPQVNLFDRESNLKSTFIGKQDDSTIRKALADLEKEVESKEEIFNPEFSTIKVNKNNEINPRSHG; this comes from the coding sequence ATGGAGCCTGAATTAGCTTTTAAAAATAATAAACCTACTTTCCTTGAATTTTATGCAGAGTGGTGTGAAGTATGCAAAGAAATGGCTCCAGAAGTATCTGCTCTAAAAGAGAAATACGAAAAAGATGTCAATTTTGTTTTTCTAAATGTTGATAATCAAAAATGGGGAAATTATATCCTAAAATTTGGTGTCAATGGAATTCCTCAAGTTAATCTTTTTGATAGAGAAAGTAATTTAAAATCTACCTTTATAGGCAAACAAGATGATTCAACAATAAGAAAAGCACTTGCTGATTTGGAAAAAGAAGTGGAATCTAAAGAAGAAATTTTTAATCCTGAATTTTCAACAATCAAAGTAAATAAAAATAATGAAATTAATCCTAGAAGTCATGGATAA
- the ileS gene encoding isoleucine--tRNA ligase, whose translation MKSQNKKENKSDFSYKETLNLLTTDFSMRANSVVREPEIQTFWAKNNIDFELGSNNSGNTFTLHDGPPYANGALHMGHALNKVLKDIINKYKTLRGYKVHYVPGWDCHGLPIELKVLQNLKSDERKNLDPLNLRKKATDYAYKQINTQMEGFKRWGIWGDWDNPYLTLKKSYESAQIGVFGKMFLNGYIYRGLKPVHWSPSSRTALAEAELEYPEEHYSKSIYVSLKINKVSEEILLNLCKENPHIKKDFFLDNSFITIWTTTPWTIPANEAVAVNPKITYVFALDEEKRIYLFAKELFYEISKKFNKNLKTLLEVKGATLEDIEYQHPTKNKNCRIVIGGDYITTESGTGIVHTAPGHGIDDFNVGKKYNLPITCVVDEKGNLNEYSGQFKGSNVLKDANDLIIEYLKGNNLLLLKENYKHKYPYDWRTKKPTIFRATEQWFASVNGFRTSALKAIEDVKWMPETGKKRIYSMVVGRSDWCISRQRSWGVPIPVFYKKNDNEILLNSEIINHIQELFSKHGADIWWDWDVKNLLPENYVKESDLWKKGTDTMDVWFDSGSSWAAVCEQRSELKYPADLYLEGSDQHRGWFQSSLLTSVAVNNKPPYKKVLTHGFALDENGRKMSKSLGNVVDPNIIINGGNNKKTEPAYGADVLRLWVSSVDYSVDVPIGSNILKQLSDVYRKVRNTARYLLGNIHDYDPKIDSFEFDQLPLLDQWMLGRLVEVTDQISNAYENYEFSKFFQILQSFCVVDLSNFYLDIAKDRLYVSSKSQFRRRSCQFVMSKVVENLAVLISPVLCHMAEDIWQNIPYSTKEKSVFQRGWPIFSQSWKNQTLNDQIANLRNLRVEINKAIEGCRNKQIIGAALETEVNYLPEDKVIKDSLTWLKQFGNEEVDLFRDWLIVSNFQVVSDLVENSLTIDNNKLGKIQILKAHGKKCDRCWHYQKETFSGIQNTKLCKRCFNIINLKDT comes from the coding sequence ATGAAATCTCAAAATAAAAAAGAAAACAAATCAGACTTTTCTTACAAAGAAACTTTAAATTTACTTACAACTGACTTTTCAATGCGTGCAAACTCAGTTGTAAGAGAACCTGAGATTCAGACTTTTTGGGCTAAAAATAATATTGATTTCGAATTAGGTTCAAACAACTCAGGCAACACATTTACGTTACACGATGGCCCCCCTTATGCAAATGGTGCGCTGCATATGGGCCATGCTCTTAACAAAGTTTTAAAAGATATAATTAACAAATACAAAACCTTGAGAGGATATAAGGTGCATTATGTTCCAGGCTGGGACTGTCATGGCTTACCTATTGAATTAAAAGTACTTCAGAATTTGAAATCTGATGAAAGAAAGAATCTTGATCCTTTAAATCTAAGAAAAAAAGCAACAGATTATGCATATAAACAAATAAATACTCAAATGGAGGGCTTTAAAAGATGGGGGATCTGGGGAGATTGGGACAACCCTTACTTAACCCTGAAGAAAAGTTATGAATCTGCTCAGATTGGTGTATTTGGGAAAATGTTTCTAAATGGATATATTTATAGAGGTCTTAAACCTGTTCATTGGAGTCCAAGTTCTAGGACTGCACTAGCAGAAGCAGAGTTAGAATATCCTGAAGAACATTATTCAAAAAGTATTTATGTTTCCTTAAAAATTAATAAAGTATCTGAAGAAATCCTACTGAACCTCTGTAAGGAAAATCCCCATATCAAAAAGGATTTTTTTCTAGATAATTCTTTCATAACCATTTGGACTACTACCCCCTGGACCATACCGGCAAATGAAGCAGTTGCTGTAAATCCTAAAATTACCTACGTTTTTGCTCTTGACGAAGAGAAACGAATATACCTTTTCGCAAAAGAATTATTTTATGAAATCAGTAAGAAATTTAATAAAAATTTGAAGACTCTTCTGGAAGTTAAAGGAGCTACTTTAGAAGATATTGAATATCAACACCCTACTAAAAATAAAAATTGCAGAATTGTGATTGGGGGAGATTACATTACTACTGAATCAGGTACTGGAATCGTTCATACTGCGCCAGGACATGGAATAGATGATTTTAATGTGGGGAAAAAATATAATCTACCCATAACGTGTGTTGTTGACGAAAAAGGGAATCTAAATGAATATTCAGGTCAATTTAAAGGATCAAATGTTCTTAAGGACGCAAATGATTTAATTATTGAATATTTAAAGGGAAACAATTTGCTTTTATTAAAAGAAAACTACAAGCATAAATATCCTTACGATTGGAGAACCAAAAAACCAACTATTTTTAGGGCAACAGAACAATGGTTTGCATCGGTTAATGGCTTTAGAACATCTGCATTAAAGGCAATAGAAGATGTTAAATGGATGCCAGAAACTGGAAAGAAAAGAATTTATTCTATGGTTGTTGGTAGAAGTGATTGGTGTATTTCAAGACAAAGGTCTTGGGGGGTGCCAATTCCAGTTTTTTATAAAAAAAATGATAATGAAATTTTACTTAATAGCGAGATCATTAATCATATTCAAGAACTTTTTAGTAAACATGGAGCAGATATTTGGTGGGATTGGGATGTAAAAAATTTATTGCCAGAAAATTATGTCAAAGAATCTGATTTATGGAAAAAAGGAACAGATACAATGGATGTTTGGTTTGATTCAGGTTCTAGCTGGGCCGCAGTTTGTGAACAAAGAAGTGAATTAAAGTATCCAGCTGATCTTTATTTAGAGGGCTCAGATCAACATCGAGGATGGTTCCAGTCTTCTTTACTTACATCTGTTGCAGTTAATAATAAACCTCCCTATAAGAAAGTTTTAACGCATGGCTTCGCACTTGATGAAAACGGAAGAAAAATGAGCAAATCTTTAGGTAACGTTGTTGATCCAAATATAATTATTAATGGAGGTAATAATAAAAAGACTGAACCTGCTTATGGTGCTGATGTTTTAAGGCTATGGGTAAGCTCTGTAGATTATTCGGTGGATGTTCCAATTGGTTCAAATATACTAAAGCAACTTTCAGACGTTTATAGAAAAGTTCGTAATACTGCGAGATATCTTCTAGGTAATATTCATGATTATGATCCTAAAATTGATAGTTTTGAATTTGATCAATTGCCACTTCTAGATCAATGGATGTTAGGCAGATTAGTTGAGGTTACAGATCAAATATCAAATGCTTATGAAAATTATGAATTTTCAAAATTTTTCCAAATCTTACAAAGTTTTTGCGTTGTAGATCTATCAAATTTTTATTTGGATATTGCAAAGGATAGGTTATATGTAAGTTCTAAATCACAATTCAGGAGAAGATCATGTCAGTTTGTAATGTCAAAAGTTGTTGAAAATTTAGCCGTACTCATTTCTCCAGTGCTTTGTCATATGGCGGAAGATATTTGGCAAAATATTCCATATTCAACCAAAGAAAAATCAGTATTTCAAAGAGGATGGCCAATATTTTCGCAGTCTTGGAAAAATCAAACTCTTAATGACCAAATTGCAAACTTAAGAAATTTGAGAGTTGAGATTAACAAAGCTATAGAAGGATGTAGGAACAAACAAATAATTGGAGCAGCTTTAGAAACTGAAGTTAATTATTTACCTGAAGATAAAGTTATAAAAGATTCTCTAACTTGGCTTAAACAATTTGGCAATGAAGAAGTAGATTTATTTAGAGATTGGCTTATAGTTTCAAATTTTCAAGTAGTATCTGATTTGGTAGAGAATTCACTAACTATAGATAATAATAAATTGGGAAAAATTCAAATATTAAAAGCTCATGGTAAGAAATGCGATAGATGTTGGCATTATCAAAAAGAAACTTTTAGCGGAATCCAAAATACAAAATTATGCAAGAGATGTTTTAATATAATTAATCTGAAAGATACTTAG
- a CDS encoding DNA-3-methyladenine glycosylase: MEEKFFPKNFFYRHSKLVAPDLIGCYLIKKNNEIDQIKGVIVETEAYSQEEEACHGYRKMTESNKSLFGKPGTFYIYKSYGIHHCLNIVTDKENFASGVLIRSVSISNKDERLASGPGLVTKTFSVDISFNSLEVLNNKSLWISPRDSTLEEKDLIQTTRIGISKAKNIKWRWYLKNSRSVSKRLKGDRTPKFQ, translated from the coding sequence ATAGAAGAAAAATTCTTTCCAAAAAATTTTTTTTATCGGCACTCTAAACTTGTTGCTCCTGATTTAATAGGCTGTTACCTCATAAAAAAAAATAATGAGATAGATCAAATTAAAGGGGTAATTGTTGAAACTGAAGCTTATTCACAGGAAGAAGAGGCCTGTCATGGCTACCGCAAAATGACTGAATCAAACAAATCATTATTTGGCAAACCTGGCACATTTTATATTTACAAATCTTATGGCATTCATCATTGTTTAAACATAGTTACTGATAAAGAAAATTTTGCGAGTGGTGTTTTGATAAGATCAGTTTCTATCTCTAATAAAGATGAAAGATTAGCTTCTGGACCTGGTCTAGTAACAAAAACATTCAGTGTAGACATTTCATTTAACTCACTTGAAGTTCTTAATAACAAATCTTTATGGATTTCTCCACGAGACTCCACTCTAGAAGAAAAAGATCTTATTCAAACTACGAGAATTGGCATATCAAAGGCAAAAAATATAAAATGGCGTTGGTATCTCAAAAATAGTAGGAGTGTAAGTAAAAGATTAAAAGGTGACAGAACACCTAAATTTCAATAA